A part of Deltaproteobacteria bacterium genomic DNA contains:
- the murJ gene encoding murein biosynthesis integral membrane protein MurJ: MTKRPNEDQSRQIKPGNQASAAAAPAESAKQVLNGERRAVAAAAFVFGLGTLASRILGLIRDRMTAQYFSPEVRDAFVVAFRLPNMFRRILGEGALSVSMIPVLVDLLTKRMAVGATDAEAREHFESAKRLVGALFTLLLSITITLTALAVIFMDQIIGILVAGEGYMSVPGKFELTVMLARIMFGFLILITLYAFFMAILNSLKKFALAAIAPIMFNISMIAAALVSKEFGVPEKVLAWSVIVGGAMQMGILIPAIVREGYWPNLSFVWRVDGKWVPFWRVPEVQRVFTAMAPSLFGLSILQFSAVIRDRFASELPQGSHWYLYCADRILELPLALFTVSVGSAVLPTLAAQWSRGDKDAMTSTLSHSIRLVGFVALPSAIGMFFLAQPITEVIFLGGQFKYQDVLPTAEVIQVYSFTLMFAATTRILVQGFYSMGNTWYPALVGVITLVVHFIFSWVGTKTFGLKGLAAASIVSGFVNLMMLAVAYSRWVGPLGWPRILGRLGRFCVAGIALGLGCMVYEPIITEFGSRFFTRTFALALSILLGGGLYMLCARIMNLEEYQETTARVFDKILRKVRNLRKA; this comes from the coding sequence GTGACAAAACGACCAAATGAGGACCAATCAAGGCAGATAAAGCCTGGAAATCAGGCTTCAGCGGCTGCGGCCCCGGCCGAATCAGCCAAGCAAGTTTTAAATGGAGAGCGCCGGGCGGTCGCCGCTGCTGCCTTTGTTTTTGGTTTAGGAACCCTGGCTTCGCGGATTTTGGGACTCATTCGCGACCGCATGACCGCACAGTATTTTTCGCCGGAAGTAAGAGATGCCTTTGTGGTCGCCTTTCGACTTCCGAACATGTTTCGCAGGATTTTGGGTGAAGGGGCGCTATCGGTCAGCATGATCCCGGTGCTGGTTGATCTGTTGACCAAACGCATGGCGGTTGGCGCGACAGACGCAGAAGCTCGAGAGCATTTCGAGTCCGCAAAGCGCTTAGTCGGCGCACTTTTCACTTTGCTTTTAAGTATCACCATTACGCTAACGGCATTGGCCGTGATTTTCATGGACCAGATTATCGGCATCCTGGTCGCCGGTGAAGGCTACATGAGCGTCCCAGGGAAATTCGAACTGACCGTGATGCTTGCTCGTATCATGTTTGGCTTTCTAATCTTGATAACCCTCTACGCATTTTTCATGGCGATTTTGAATTCTCTTAAGAAATTCGCCCTGGCTGCGATTGCACCGATCATGTTCAACATCAGTATGATTGCCGCGGCGCTAGTGTCGAAAGAATTCGGCGTACCTGAAAAAGTGCTCGCGTGGAGTGTGATCGTCGGCGGTGCGATGCAGATGGGCATCCTCATTCCTGCGATCGTTCGCGAGGGATACTGGCCGAACTTATCATTTGTTTGGCGGGTCGACGGAAAGTGGGTTCCGTTCTGGCGCGTGCCGGAGGTGCAACGCGTGTTCACTGCCATGGCGCCGAGTCTTTTTGGGCTGAGCATTTTGCAATTCTCAGCGGTGATCAGGGATCGGTTCGCCAGTGAATTGCCTCAAGGCTCTCACTGGTATCTGTACTGCGCCGACCGAATTTTAGAACTTCCTTTAGCGCTGTTCACGGTGAGCGTGGGGTCCGCGGTACTGCCGACATTGGCCGCCCAATGGTCCCGCGGCGACAAAGATGCGATGACCTCGACGCTATCACATTCCATCCGTTTGGTCGGTTTTGTCGCTTTGCCATCGGCAATTGGAATGTTTTTTTTAGCGCAGCCTATTACCGAAGTTATTTTCCTGGGTGGCCAATTTAAGTACCAAGATGTTTTGCCAACAGCGGAAGTGATTCAAGTTTATTCATTTACTCTGATGTTCGCGGCGACGACACGAATTTTGGTTCAAGGTTTTTATTCGATGGGGAACACTTGGTACCCTGCCTTGGTGGGTGTGATCACCTTGGTCGTTCACTTTATTTTTTCATGGGTCGGGACGAAGACGTTTGGTCTTAAAGGTTTGGCTGCGGCGTCGATAGTTTCGGGCTTTGTGAACTTGATGATGTTGGCGGTGGCTTACTCAAGGTGGGTTGGTCCCTTGGGTTGGCCGCGAATCCTCGGTCGACTGGGGCGCTTCTGCGTTGCGGGGATCGCGCTAGGTCTTGGCTGTATGGTCTATGAACCCATCATCACAGAATTTGGCTCGCGTTTTTTCACGCGAACTTTCGCCTTGGCACTTTCGATTCTGTTGGGTGGCGGCCTTTACATGCTTTGCGCGCGGATCATGAATCTTGAAGAGTACCAAGAAACCACGGCGCGAGTCTTTGATAAGATATTGAGGAAAGTTCGCAACTTGAGGAAAGCATAG
- the rpsT gene encoding 30S ribosomal protein S20 translates to MANHKSAAKRARQSVKRNQRNTTALSSVRTFERKLRTAIASGDKKAAEEALRAYMSKAQKAATKGVMHAKTAARKLSRLSKQAAKSLTK, encoded by the coding sequence TTGGCAAATCATAAGTCCGCAGCAAAACGCGCCCGTCAGAGTGTGAAACGCAATCAGCGCAATACAACAGCATTATCTTCGGTTCGCACATTCGAGCGAAAGCTTCGCACGGCGATCGCTTCTGGCGACAAAAAAGCAGCTGAAGAAGCTCTTCGCGCCTATATGAGCAAGGCTCAAAAAGCGGCGACCAAAGGTGTCATGCACGCAAAAACAGCTGCGCGCAAACTTAGCCGCTTGTCGAAACAAGCTGCAAAATCTCTGACGAAGTAA
- a CDS encoding ABC transporter permease, with the protein MRLWLAARFLAHHTGAGGSGGKDHPPIWKRIGLPAMLSIVGLAIGVASLTVAMAVVSGFESTLRSALIDVFGDLLVVRRGDETVTFERTREKLKEILPDLTGVTPFITLEAIVVGQGKLNGVVIQGVDPETVDSVLQIRSRVIKGKFEIGVEGDQPAKALVGKALAKRFGLDVGKTFRAVLPKPSASDTSAFVSSVASFVVTGIIDFGKADYDERTIVTSLHQARVLGSIQAPFTGLRVKLKDSGRAQEAATDLTRALGPSWWIMDWSEGNRNFFRAIKYERIAIFFVIFIMVIAASFNVASNIFIGVLRRTSEISILRALGFSKRDVATLFRMQGLLFGIVGTFVGLVFGVLLAGLFLWAQTALNLLPAEVYKLNRIGVEFNFFDIAIVVVAAVMICVLASLGPAARAAQMDPVEGLRHE; encoded by the coding sequence GTGCGACTTTGGTTAGCTGCTAGATTTTTGGCCCACCACACCGGTGCTGGTGGAAGCGGCGGTAAAGATCATCCGCCAATTTGGAAGCGAATTGGTCTTCCGGCGATGCTCTCCATCGTTGGTCTTGCGATCGGAGTCGCATCACTCACAGTGGCCATGGCAGTTGTTAGCGGATTCGAATCGACGCTTCGATCCGCATTGATAGATGTGTTTGGGGACCTGCTTGTTGTGCGGCGGGGCGACGAGACCGTGACGTTCGAGCGCACGCGCGAAAAGCTGAAAGAAATTCTTCCGGACCTTACAGGTGTCACGCCATTCATCACGCTCGAAGCAATTGTTGTAGGCCAGGGAAAATTGAACGGCGTGGTCATTCAAGGCGTCGACCCGGAAACAGTCGATTCCGTTCTACAAATTCGCTCGAGAGTTATAAAGGGAAAGTTCGAAATAGGGGTCGAGGGCGATCAGCCCGCAAAAGCCTTGGTTGGCAAAGCACTGGCGAAAAGATTTGGCCTTGATGTTGGGAAAACTTTTCGAGCGGTTTTGCCTAAGCCGTCAGCGAGCGACACGTCGGCCTTCGTTTCAAGCGTTGCGTCGTTTGTTGTAACTGGAATTATTGATTTCGGAAAAGCTGACTACGATGAACGAACAATCGTGACGTCTCTTCATCAGGCGCGAGTGCTGGGATCTATTCAGGCCCCCTTCACAGGGCTGCGAGTCAAGCTGAAGGACTCGGGACGAGCACAAGAGGCGGCAACTGATTTAACCCGTGCCCTTGGGCCTAGCTGGTGGATCATGGATTGGTCGGAGGGAAATCGAAATTTCTTCCGCGCCATTAAGTACGAACGCATTGCGATCTTTTTTGTGATCTTCATCATGGTTATTGCGGCGAGCTTCAACGTTGCGAGTAACATTTTTATCGGCGTTTTGCGTAGGACTTCTGAAATTTCAATTTTGCGGGCACTTGGTTTCTCGAAGCGCGACGTTGCGACGCTATTTAGAATGCAGGGTTTGCTGTTTGGAATTGTGGGAACGTTCGTCGGTCTGGTCTTTGGCGTTTTGCTTGCGGGACTTTTTTTATGGGCCCAGACCGCACTGAACCTACTCCCGGCGGAAGTGTATAAACTGAATCGCATTGGCGTAGAATTTAACTTCTTCGATATTGCGATCGTTGTAGTTGCAGCCGTTATGATTTGCGTGCTTGCGTCGCTTGGGCCGGCCGCTCGCGCAGCGCAAATGGATCCAGTGGAAGGGCTTCGACATGAATAG
- the prfB gene encoding peptide chain release factor 2 — translation MNSKVGFKPSLQRPPSFGGIFDVPKKEKRLQEVSLQSENPAVWNDPDKMQKLNKERSVLEKDIAAWKSLSSRSEDAMVLLEMSVEAGDEGSFQEVVTEAAALESLVHQLEIKKMLSGELDQNSTYISINSGAGGTEAQDWAEMLYRMYMRYGEKQGYKVQEIERSDGEAAGIKSATLLIEGPYAYGYLKAENGVHRLVRVSPYDSNARRHTSFASVFCWAEVDDDIKVDLNMADVKVDTYRASGAGGQHVNKTDSAVRMTHLPTGIVVQCQNERSQHSNRDRAIKMLKAAMYEREVEARNKAKDEMNSVKKAVEWGSQIRSYVMHPYQLVKDHRTQFETSQVQTVMDGSIDDFIYAYLKNPVNERASSSSLPGDE, via the coding sequence TTGAATTCAAAAGTCGGCTTCAAGCCATCATTGCAAAGGCCGCCGAGCTTCGGGGGTATCTTTGACGTCCCTAAAAAAGAAAAGCGACTTCAGGAAGTAAGTTTACAATCCGAGAATCCGGCTGTTTGGAACGATCCAGATAAAATGCAAAAGCTGAACAAAGAGCGGTCGGTGCTCGAAAAAGATATCGCTGCTTGGAAATCGCTCTCTTCACGATCTGAAGATGCGATGGTGCTTTTGGAAATGTCGGTTGAGGCTGGGGATGAGGGTTCGTTTCAAGAAGTGGTGACAGAAGCCGCTGCACTTGAGTCTTTGGTTCATCAACTGGAAATCAAAAAAATGCTTTCGGGTGAACTCGATCAAAACTCCACCTACATTTCGATCAACTCAGGGGCTGGAGGAACGGAGGCTCAAGATTGGGCCGAGATGCTTTATCGCATGTACATGCGCTACGGCGAAAAGCAGGGTTATAAGGTACAAGAAATTGAACGATCTGACGGCGAAGCTGCGGGAATTAAGTCTGCGACGCTTCTGATCGAAGGCCCCTACGCGTACGGGTATTTAAAAGCTGAAAACGGCGTCCACCGCCTCGTTCGAGTCAGCCCTTATGACTCGAATGCGCGCCGGCACACCAGTTTTGCTTCGGTGTTTTGCTGGGCAGAGGTCGACGACGACATTAAGGTCGATCTCAATATGGCAGATGTAAAAGTCGACACTTACCGGGCTTCGGGCGCAGGCGGTCAGCACGTCAACAAAACTGATTCTGCGGTCCGAATGACCCATTTGCCTACCGGAATCGTGGTTCAGTGCCAAAACGAACGATCGCAGCATTCCAATCGAGATCGCGCGATTAAAATGCTGAAGGCCGCCATGTATGAGCGTGAAGTTGAAGCACGCAACAAAGCAAAAGATGAAATGAATTCTGTCAAAAAAGCGGTCGAATGGGGCTCGCAGATTCGTTCTTACGTGATGCATCCGTATCAGCTTGTAAAAGACCATCGAACTCAATTTGAAACGAGCCAGGTCCAAACGGTGATGGATGGATCGATCGACGATTTCATTTACGCCTACTTGAAAAACCCTGTAAATGAACGGGCTTCTTCGTCCTCTCTTCCAGGTGACGAGTGA
- a CDS encoding PilZ domain-containing protein, with the protein MVQGKKDDTSKRATADGVKPASMSPGASLVKEAIDALKAKRALPDELSPNVDAAQIEKIRSASVAPVASGSAARRTPRRPFQRPVGVLVGGHYEVLRARQLSEGGMSIFLGEFGSRLRMKVEEVQVGKPVAISFILPSGDSISLRGDVIYHDTESGAGLHIGVKFGIVPMAQRRLIRSYVSSKRAGETVEGLRENRDGSEDQFASVGVTRRIA; encoded by the coding sequence ATGGTGCAGGGTAAAAAAGACGACACTTCCAAAAGAGCGACCGCCGACGGCGTTAAGCCAGCGTCGATGTCCCCAGGCGCAAGCCTGGTCAAAGAGGCAATCGATGCCCTGAAGGCAAAGCGCGCTTTGCCTGACGAACTTTCGCCAAATGTCGATGCCGCGCAAATCGAAAAGATTCGCTCGGCCAGTGTTGCGCCTGTGGCCTCGGGTTCTGCGGCAAGAAGGACTCCGCGTCGCCCCTTCCAGCGACCAGTCGGTGTTTTGGTTGGTGGGCATTACGAAGTACTTCGAGCTAGGCAGCTGTCGGAAGGCGGGATGTCGATTTTTTTAGGCGAGTTTGGCTCGCGACTGAGAATGAAGGTCGAAGAAGTTCAAGTAGGAAAGCCGGTTGCGATATCATTTATTTTGCCGAGCGGCGATTCGATAAGCCTTCGCGGCGATGTCATTTATCACGATACAGAATCAGGGGCCGGGCTTCATATAGGTGTGAAGTTTGGCATCGTCCCGATGGCACAACGTCGGTTAATTCGGTCTTATGTTAGTTCCAAGCGGGCTGGGGAGACCGTTGAGGGGTTGCGCGAGAATCGAGACGGTAGCGAGGATCAGTTTGCATCGGTGGGTGTCACGCGGCGAATCGCCTGA
- the holA gene encoding DNA polymerase III subunit delta yields MAASEWTYNRLSQTLKKGDFAPLYCLFGEETFLADRACSELVDAVVPEGMRDFNLSVFDAADCDIARVRDAIETLPMMSPNRVIIVQNAHQLKDKEWEVLQPILDKPLQGSILVCLASKIDKRKRHWKKLLEAGVALECKRPYDNQIPEWIDFLSKRHGVKFGEEAAAALQQVVGTNLSDLDGEIRKIAIYCGGQKREKKVVEATVEEVMKVASRVRLESVFDFSDAVGKNDRARALMCLANLLDQGQNEIGIIALVARHVRILRATGEGLREGLSGQRLAARAGVSPFFVRDYAEQAKLWSMSKIDHTLEALYDTDRALKTSPIGSHIWLESFIVRVCG; encoded by the coding sequence TTGGCCGCCTCGGAATGGACCTACAATCGCCTTAGTCAGACTCTCAAAAAGGGCGATTTCGCGCCACTTTACTGCCTGTTCGGCGAAGAAACGTTTTTGGCTGACCGCGCGTGCAGCGAACTCGTCGATGCGGTTGTTCCTGAAGGAATGCGCGATTTTAATCTCAGCGTTTTTGATGCGGCCGACTGTGATATCGCGCGAGTGCGAGACGCAATCGAAACGTTGCCAATGATGTCGCCCAATCGAGTGATCATTGTGCAAAATGCCCATCAGCTTAAAGACAAAGAATGGGAAGTTCTTCAGCCGATTTTAGATAAACCGCTTCAGGGCTCGATTCTGGTTTGTTTGGCGTCAAAAATTGATAAGCGTAAGCGGCATTGGAAAAAACTTTTGGAAGCCGGTGTGGCGCTTGAATGTAAGCGTCCTTATGACAATCAGATTCCCGAATGGATTGATTTCCTTTCCAAACGTCACGGCGTGAAGTTTGGCGAAGAAGCTGCGGCTGCTCTTCAGCAGGTCGTTGGCACAAACTTAAGTGATCTTGATGGCGAAATTCGCAAGATCGCGATTTATTGCGGCGGTCAAAAGCGCGAGAAGAAAGTCGTCGAAGCAACGGTGGAAGAAGTCATGAAAGTGGCTTCTCGAGTTCGCCTTGAGAGTGTTTTCGATTTTTCTGATGCGGTTGGAAAAAATGATCGAGCGCGAGCCCTGATGTGCCTAGCGAATCTTCTTGATCAAGGTCAGAACGAAATTGGAATTATCGCGCTCGTCGCGCGCCATGTGCGGATTTTGCGGGCGACTGGCGAAGGTCTTCGCGAAGGCTTATCGGGGCAGCGATTGGCCGCACGTGCGGGGGTCTCGCCTTTCTTCGTGCGCGACTATGCAGAACAAGCAAAGCTATGGTCGATGTCGAAAATCGATCACACCTTGGAAGCTCTTTACGACACTGATCGTGCATTGAAAACGTCGCCGATCGGGTCCCACATCTGGCTAGAAAGTTTCATCGTGCGAGTTTGCGGTTAG
- the ybeY gene encoding rRNA maturation RNase YbeY — translation MRNIDFVVRAGEKPPRAFLKKWIPILRKELLQAELGARRAKALRDASHISLVFVSAKEIKQLNKVYRRKSRATDVLSFAPTEPGSLGELVFSLSVLKEQAAEHDLTLNMELGYMVLHGILHLLGLDHERSVSEAKRMFRIQDKVFDAVGSRW, via the coding sequence ATGCGTAACATTGATTTTGTCGTGCGGGCCGGAGAGAAGCCGCCGCGTGCCTTTCTCAAAAAATGGATACCGATTCTTCGCAAAGAACTGCTTCAGGCTGAGCTTGGCGCGCGACGGGCGAAAGCCCTGAGGGATGCCAGTCACATCAGCTTGGTTTTCGTTTCCGCCAAAGAAATAAAACAGCTGAACAAAGTCTACCGGCGTAAAAGTCGCGCTACCGATGTCTTAAGTTTTGCACCGACGGAGCCTGGATCTTTGGGGGAGCTCGTATTTTCGCTCTCTGTTTTAAAAGAACAGGCGGCCGAACACGATCTGACTTTAAACATGGAACTTGGTTACATGGTTTTGCACGGCATTTTGCACCTGCTGGGGCTTGATCACGAGCGCAGTGTTTCGGAAGCGAAACGCATGTTTCGGATCCAGGATAAGGTCTTTGACGCTGTAGGAAGCCGTTGGTAA
- the mazG gene encoding nucleoside triphosphate pyrophosphohydrolase, whose translation MPKETQSPTVIPASTQSLQNFVATVAQLRAPDGCPWDREQTHRSLVPYLIEEAYELADAIENGHDTEILEELGDVLLQVVLHAQIASESARFSIDDVARVVNEKMIRRHPHVFGDAQSGRTASDYAGIQSDEVLKNWNTIKAAEKNDAEKNGAKPVSAELLLDVPLGLPALQRSAKIGEKTRKRRFDWPDWRGVMAKIDEEMAELKRALAESKNTVHVPTEFADKGPSNDPIACEVGDLLFTVAQLARHRGLDPEQCLRDTNSRFERRFEVLNQMAADLEKVDGRNWDARAQSELEVLWQKAKDKLRAEGRD comes from the coding sequence ATGCCTAAAGAAACACAAAGCCCTACCGTAATACCTGCATCCACTCAATCTCTGCAAAACTTCGTCGCAACCGTGGCGCAACTGCGCGCGCCTGATGGGTGCCCCTGGGATCGGGAACAAACCCATCGTTCCCTCGTTCCCTATCTCATAGAAGAGGCTTACGAACTCGCTGACGCGATTGAGAACGGGCACGACACTGAAATTCTAGAAGAACTTGGCGATGTTCTTTTACAGGTTGTGCTACATGCTCAAATTGCCAGCGAATCCGCGCGATTTTCAATCGATGATGTTGCAAGAGTGGTTAACGAAAAAATGATCCGGCGGCATCCTCATGTTTTTGGCGATGCGCAAAGTGGTCGCACGGCATCGGACTATGCGGGGATTCAGTCGGATGAAGTCTTAAAAAATTGGAACACGATCAAGGCAGCAGAAAAAAATGACGCCGAAAAAAACGGCGCCAAGCCGGTTTCCGCCGAACTTCTTTTGGATGTCCCTCTCGGACTCCCCGCGCTCCAGCGCTCTGCAAAAATTGGTGAAAAAACTAGAAAGCGCCGCTTCGACTGGCCTGATTGGCGAGGCGTTATGGCCAAAATAGACGAGGAAATGGCCGAACTTAAACGCGCGCTAGCTGAGTCGAAAAACACGGTGCACGTTCCTACGGAATTCGCGGATAAAGGTCCGAGTAACGACCCGATCGCGTGTGAGGTAGGAGACCTACTTTTCACTGTCGCTCAACTTGCGCGCCATCGCGGCCTCGATCCCGAACAATGCCTGCGCGATACGAACTCTCGCTTTGAGCGACGGTTCGAAGTCCTCAACCAGATGGCGGCCGATCTCGAAAAAGTCGACGGTCGCAACTGGGATGCACGCGCTCAGTCGGAACTTGAAGTCTTGTGGCAAAAGGCCAAGGACAAGCTTCGCGCGGAAGGGCGCGACTGA
- a CDS encoding ABC transporter ATP-binding protein, whose protein sequence is MNSFLEARGVTKSYPMVSGRLEILKGIDLTIEKGEAISIVGASGAGKSTLLHILGTLDRPTLGKVFHRGLDLTKMNDDDVAKHRNQTMGFVFQFHHLLAEFSALENVAMPLRIAGEMPQHALRVAEEQLVALGLKDRLHHRPNELSGGEQQRVAIARSIVRKPEILFADEPTGNLDTQNAARIQDLMFELHQRLGLTLVVVTHDQAFAGRFPRALRMRDGQWE, encoded by the coding sequence ATGAATAGTTTTTTGGAAGCGCGCGGAGTTACAAAGTCCTATCCAATGGTCTCTGGCCGACTAGAGATCCTAAAGGGCATCGATCTGACGATCGAAAAGGGTGAGGCGATTAGCATCGTCGGCGCCAGCGGCGCCGGAAAAAGCACGTTGCTACACATTTTAGGGACGCTTGATCGTCCGACTTTGGGCAAAGTTTTTCATCGCGGGCTCGATCTGACGAAGATGAATGACGATGACGTGGCAAAGCACCGCAACCAAACCATGGGCTTTGTTTTTCAGTTCCACCACTTGCTCGCAGAGTTTTCCGCGCTCGAAAATGTGGCAATGCCGCTTCGAATTGCAGGAGAAATGCCACAGCACGCACTTCGTGTAGCGGAAGAACAACTGGTGGCGCTCGGCCTGAAAGACCGACTGCATCATAGGCCAAACGAATTGAGTGGGGGCGAACAGCAGCGAGTCGCAATCGCGAGATCGATTGTTCGGAAGCCCGAGATTCTTTTTGCCGACGAGCCAACTGGCAATTTGGACACGCAGAATGCCGCCAGAATTCAAGATTTGATGTTTGAGTTGCATCAAAGGTTGGGCTTGACCCTCGTTGTCGTGACTCATGATCAAGCCTTTGCTGGCCGATTTCCTCGCGCGCTGCGCATGAGGGACGGGCAATGGGAGTAG
- a CDS encoding HDIG domain-containing protein, giving the protein MNAGKFGNKFGKPGRGKSHGKSGSREQLHTRSHYIDHSMRFLDWVNDLGFEKTYIGSLIATLDDKLQLRRLAALFLFSLLLSFLLFSDFDFSFSARIGDMVSRDIKSPVSFEIVDEVSTEQKRRQSELGVTPVFDYDRGAYDELYGRIYSSFRKGRDEIRGISLSKDEFDRWDQMKKLMALRPQFEKLLGHSISEPVFEWLIDRRFSPKIEAALTDQVDAWAQMKIVDNLSQSVPPGAKEVLLREVTRTGRGRESLNTSLDMRDLRDEDGLGIKAIAQRRGFNGADLRLYEELSRSLIQATVTPNRQETETRREKARAEVLPVVISVKKGQVIIPEGSVVQPIHKTLLNEIEMQRSDRNRKLVSLVSAVMFVVMSLVFFSYLRRFTLNRVSVSNKDLAIMGVVTILVTVFTKFFIFLMNSAFSSHFGSMIPEAAFMYAAPVALGPMLVGLLIVSGEVVWIFTLFLAIVLGVMVDFKFAFVLVSVVGGLAAARGVHKFKRRNDLYWAGVRTGLVNAAMVLLVTVMIGRNEENFLSLLAWSVPAGFLAGILSSLLASALIPILESVFNATTDVALMELANLNHPLLKEMIVKAPGTYHHSLVVGSMVESAAEEIGANSLLAKVMSYYHDIGKTEHSQYFIENQKAGHNPHDHLSPNMSKTILIAHVKDGVELGLEHKLGKPIIDGIVQHHGTTLIQFFYNRAVENQDEEIDEVQEEDYRYPGPRPQFREAALIMLADSIEAASRSLDEPTPMRLQNIVKNIIQRKFMDGQLEECNLTLKDLSIIEDAFIRVLLGIYHQRIDYPKRAGGGASEAPTPTFTGRGNA; this is encoded by the coding sequence ATGAATGCAGGTAAGTTCGGAAATAAATTTGGAAAACCGGGTCGCGGTAAGTCTCACGGAAAATCAGGGAGCCGTGAGCAGCTTCACACGCGCTCGCACTACATTGATCATTCGATGCGCTTTCTTGACTGGGTCAACGATCTCGGTTTCGAAAAAACGTATATCGGTTCGCTGATCGCTACTTTGGACGATAAACTTCAGCTGCGGCGTCTGGCGGCGTTGTTTTTATTTTCGCTCTTGCTCTCTTTCTTGTTATTCAGCGATTTTGACTTTTCGTTTTCTGCGCGAATTGGTGACATGGTTTCGCGCGACATAAAAAGTCCTGTCAGTTTCGAAATAGTCGACGAAGTGTCGACCGAGCAAAAACGAAGACAATCAGAACTGGGCGTGACTCCTGTTTTCGATTACGATCGCGGCGCGTATGATGAGCTTTATGGCCGAATTTATAGCTCCTTCCGAAAGGGCCGCGATGAAATACGCGGCATAAGTTTATCGAAGGACGAATTCGATCGATGGGACCAAATGAAGAAACTGATGGCGCTGCGCCCTCAGTTTGAAAAGCTGCTAGGTCATTCGATCTCGGAACCAGTTTTTGAATGGCTCATAGATAGGCGCTTCTCGCCGAAAATCGAAGCCGCCCTTACTGACCAGGTGGATGCCTGGGCGCAGATGAAAATTGTCGACAACTTGTCCCAATCTGTTCCGCCTGGCGCAAAAGAGGTTCTGCTTCGTGAGGTGACTCGCACCGGCCGAGGCCGCGAGTCGCTGAACACGTCACTTGATATGCGCGATTTACGCGACGAGGACGGTCTGGGAATCAAGGCAATCGCTCAGCGGCGCGGGTTTAATGGTGCGGATCTTCGCCTTTACGAAGAGCTGTCGCGAAGCCTGATTCAGGCGACTGTAACGCCTAACCGGCAAGAGACAGAAACCCGGCGCGAGAAGGCCCGCGCTGAAGTTTTACCGGTCGTCATTTCTGTGAAAAAGGGACAAGTCATCATTCCTGAGGGATCGGTTGTGCAGCCGATACACAAAACTCTTTTGAACGAAATTGAAATGCAGCGAAGCGATCGCAATCGAAAGCTAGTAAGTTTGGTTTCGGCGGTCATGTTCGTCGTCATGTCTCTCGTATTTTTCTCGTACCTGAGGCGATTCACTCTGAACCGTGTCAGTGTTTCGAACAAAGATCTTGCGATCATGGGTGTCGTGACGATCTTGGTGACGGTCTTCACAAAGTTTTTTATTTTCCTCATGAACTCAGCCTTCTCTTCCCATTTCGGCTCCATGATTCCCGAGGCAGCCTTCATGTACGCCGCTCCTGTTGCCCTGGGTCCGATGCTGGTTGGACTTCTGATCGTATCGGGCGAAGTCGTTTGGATATTCACCCTTTTCTTGGCGATAGTTCTCGGTGTGATGGTCGATTTTAAGTTTGCGTTTGTTTTGGTGTCGGTCGTCGGGGGCCTGGCTGCAGCGCGCGGTGTGCATAAGTTTAAGCGCCGAAATGATCTCTATTGGGCTGGCGTTCGCACGGGGCTAGTGAATGCCGCGATGGTGCTTTTGGTTACAGTCATGATCGGTCGTAACGAAGAAAATTTTCTCTCACTTCTGGCCTGGTCGGTGCCGGCGGGATTTTTAGCCGGGATCCTATCCAGTCTTCTGGCATCAGCGCTCATTCCGATATTGGAATCGGTCTTTAACGCAACAACAGACGTAGCGTTGATGGAACTTGCGAATCTTAACCATCCTCTATTGAAAGAAATGATTGTGAAGGCGCCTGGCACCTACCATCACTCGCTGGTTGTTGGTTCAATGGTCGAATCCGCTGCGGAAGAAATAGGCGCCAATTCTTTGCTCGCAAAAGTGATGAGCTACTATCACGACATCGGAAAGACCGAACACTCGCAATACTTTATTGAAAATCAAAAAGCTGGCCACAACCCTCACGACCACTTGAGCCCGAATATGTCAAAAACGATCCTTATCGCTCACGTCAAAGACGGTGTTGAGCTGGGTCTTGAGCACAAGCTAGGAAAGCCGATTATTGACGGGATCGTTCAGCATCACGGCACGACTCTGATTCAGTTTTTCTACAATCGAGCGGTTGAAAACCAAGACGAAGAAATTGATGAAGTTCAAGAGGAAGACTATCGTTATCCAGGGCCACGGCCCCAGTTCCGAGAGGCAGCGCTCATTATGCTTGCGGATTCAATAGAGGCGGCTTCTCGATCGCTGGATGAGCCGACGCCGATGCGGCTTCAGAACATTGTGAAAAACATAATTCAGCGAAAATTCATGGACGGTCAGCTGGAAGAGTGCAACCTCACACTCAAAGATCTTTCGATTATCGAAGACGCTTTTATTCGTGTACTGCTTGGAATCTATCACCAGCGCATCGATTATCCAAAGCGAGCCGGCGGGGGAGCTAGTGAAGCGCCGACACCGACGTTCACAGGTCGCGGTAATGCGTAA